One genomic window of Providencia hangzhouensis includes the following:
- the lgt gene encoding prolipoprotein diacylglyceryl transferase, producing MSNNYLAFPEIDPVMFSIGPVSLHWYGFMYLVGFVFALWLAGRRAAKPNSGWTKNEVENLLYVGFVGVFVGGRLGYVFFYNLPVFLDDPLYLFKVWDGGMSFHGGLIGVICAMMWFAHRTRRRFLQVSDFVAPLIPFGLGMGRIGNFINGELWGRVTLDTPWAFLFPHSRSEDIQLAAQDPSLLPILEQYGVLPRHPSQLYEMFLEGIVLFLILNLFVRKPRPMGSVSGLFLIGYGAFRIIVEFFRQPDAQLGLFGGISMGQILSIPMIIIGVLMIVWAYKYGKNVPAHKPLKEPTKS from the coding sequence ATGAGTAACAACTACTTAGCATTTCCGGAAATAGATCCTGTTATGTTCTCGATTGGGCCAGTATCGTTACACTGGTATGGCTTTATGTACCTTGTTGGCTTTGTTTTTGCCCTTTGGCTAGCAGGGCGTCGCGCTGCAAAACCCAATAGTGGCTGGACAAAAAACGAAGTAGAAAACTTGCTGTATGTTGGCTTTGTTGGCGTATTTGTCGGTGGTCGGTTAGGTTACGTTTTCTTTTATAATCTCCCTGTTTTTCTTGATGATCCTTTATATCTATTTAAGGTTTGGGATGGTGGCATGTCCTTCCATGGCGGCCTAATCGGTGTGATATGTGCCATGATGTGGTTTGCTCACCGTACTCGCCGTCGTTTCCTGCAAGTATCTGACTTTGTTGCACCATTGATCCCATTTGGCTTAGGCATGGGCCGTATTGGGAACTTTATTAATGGGGAGCTATGGGGACGAGTAACACTCGATACGCCATGGGCATTTTTATTCCCACATTCACGCAGTGAAGATATTCAACTTGCCGCACAGGACCCTTCGTTATTACCCATATTAGAGCAGTATGGTGTGCTACCAAGACACCCATCACAGCTTTATGAAATGTTCTTAGAGGGAATTGTTCTGTTCCTTATTTTGAACTTATTTGTGCGTAAACCTCGTCCAATGGGGAGTGTTTCTGGGTTATTCTTGATTGGTTATGGTGCATTTAGGATTATTGTTGAATTCTTTAGGCAACCAGACGCACAGCTTGGTTTATTTGGTGGTATTAGTATGGGACAAATTCTATCAATTCCGATGATTATTATTGGCGTTCTGATGATTGTTTGGGCTTACAAATATGGCAAAAATGTGCCAGCCCATAAGCCACTAAAAGAGCCTACAAAGAGTTAA
- the recC gene encoding exodeoxyribonuclease V subunit gamma — protein MFQVYHSNQLDLLKDLMTHLMKNEPLSHPFEQEIILVQSPGMSQWLQIELAKQFGIAANINYPLPATFIWDMFRRVLPDIPKESAYTKQAMTWKLMTILPTVINEEEFEPLKHYLQEDTDKRKLHQLAGRIADLFDQYLVYRPQWVGVWQKNELIEGLSENQLWQKRLWQCLVEYSNELKQPPWHRANLYQHFIDTLSLNPDLGKLLPKRIFICGISSLPPVYLQAINAIAEHTDVHLMFTNPCRYYWGDIQSASFLARLQQRKLRHYLDKHEISRFKLEEHIPNLFNENGEQDIANPLLASWGRLGRDNLYFISQIDNANEISAYVDTERANLLENVQQDILDLENYAQLGTTLENYETSIGKRPINELDDSITFHLCHSAQREVEVLQDHLLSLFEQDSSLTPRDVIVMVADIDSYAPYIQAVFGNTASTRYIPFSISDRKALQAHPILQAFIMLLDLPQSRFSTEQVLSLLEVSAFSQRFGIDESELSLLRRWVNESGIRWGLDDDNVRSFALPVIGQNTWEFGLSRMLLGYAMDSRNGPWNGILPYDECSGLAAQLAGKLALLINTLREWRSLLAQERLLEEWKELCQQLLDSYFMVDGETELVLALLTEQWHQIIDNAIISGYEEQVPLRLIRDELSVRFDDEKISQRFLAGAVNFCTLMPMRSVPFKVVCLLGMNDGAYPRNIPPLGFDLMAEKPVRGDRKRRDDDRYLFLEALNSASKQLYVSYIGLSIRDNQPCNPSVLVTELIDYICQSFCLVGDETLTIDESAKRLSEHLVIQHNRVPFAKENFLPETPYQSFASEWLPAAKTTNKVDEPFCSILETREPITEISLEQLLRFYRHPIRAFFQQRLKVHFSIEETELPEEEPFNLGRLQRYKINDQILDLLVKDKNIEPFYSALKASGQLPARQFGQLFWEQQLNEISPLAEKVKEYDMQLFDYPLDFQLNGIKITGLLKNIHETGMVRYRPAYLTANDGVQLWVEHLLFNSQIGEGESLALGRDNSIWQFAAISKEDALVYLQDLVVGYCEGFNSPLILLSQSGWSWVKACFDKKTKQYDFSSEEIQQKALSALLQSLQGSQMQKGEMEDDYVSRTCRSIDDAMIKSLLSNTQRFLLPMTKYLK, from the coding sequence ATGTTCCAAGTGTATCATTCTAATCAATTAGATTTATTAAAAGATCTAATGACTCATTTAATGAAAAATGAACCACTTTCTCACCCTTTTGAGCAAGAAATAATTTTAGTACAAAGCCCCGGAATGTCACAATGGCTGCAAATCGAACTTGCTAAGCAGTTTGGTATTGCTGCAAATATTAACTATCCCTTACCTGCAACGTTCATTTGGGACATGTTTAGGCGAGTCTTACCGGATATTCCAAAAGAAAGCGCTTATACCAAGCAAGCTATGACATGGAAACTAATGACAATATTGCCAACTGTCATTAATGAGGAAGAATTTGAACCTTTAAAGCATTATCTTCAAGAAGATACAGATAAACGTAAACTTCATCAGCTTGCTGGTAGGATTGCTGATTTATTTGACCAATATTTGGTTTATCGCCCACAATGGGTTGGAGTATGGCAAAAAAATGAACTAATAGAGGGGCTAAGTGAAAATCAACTATGGCAAAAACGTCTATGGCAGTGCCTTGTTGAATATTCAAATGAACTAAAACAGCCACCTTGGCATCGAGCTAATTTATATCAACATTTTATTGATACATTATCATTGAACCCTGATTTAGGAAAATTGCTGCCAAAGCGTATTTTTATTTGCGGTATCTCATCTCTTCCACCTGTTTATCTACAAGCTATCAATGCAATAGCAGAACATACAGATGTTCATTTAATGTTCACTAACCCATGTCGCTATTATTGGGGGGACATTCAAAGCGCGTCGTTTTTAGCTAGGTTGCAGCAAAGGAAACTTCGTCATTATCTTGATAAACATGAAATTTCACGCTTTAAACTCGAAGAGCATATTCCTAATTTATTTAATGAAAATGGCGAACAGGATATCGCAAATCCACTACTCGCCTCGTGGGGAAGGTTAGGTAGAGACAACCTATACTTTATTTCTCAAATCGATAATGCGAATGAAATTTCGGCCTATGTTGATACTGAACGAGCCAATTTATTAGAGAATGTTCAGCAGGATATTTTAGATCTCGAAAACTATGCTCAATTAGGGACAACATTAGAAAATTATGAAACGAGTATTGGTAAACGACCAATCAATGAGCTAGATGATTCGATAACATTCCATTTATGTCATAGTGCACAGCGGGAAGTTGAAGTATTACAAGATCATTTGCTTTCTCTCTTTGAGCAAGATTCATCGCTAACACCGCGTGATGTGATAGTCATGGTGGCCGATATTGACAGCTATGCACCCTATATTCAGGCTGTTTTTGGTAATACGGCATCAACTCGTTATATCCCATTTTCAATTTCAGATAGAAAAGCACTGCAAGCTCACCCAATTTTACAAGCATTTATTATGCTACTCGACTTACCTCAGAGTCGTTTTTCAACGGAGCAAGTTCTTAGCCTACTTGAAGTTTCTGCTTTTTCTCAACGTTTTGGTATTGATGAAAGCGAGTTAAGTTTATTACGCCGCTGGGTTAATGAATCAGGGATCCGCTGGGGGCTTGATGACGATAATGTACGTTCTTTTGCTTTACCAGTGATAGGGCAAAATACATGGGAATTTGGCTTAAGTAGAATGTTGCTTGGCTATGCAATGGATAGCAGAAATGGCCCGTGGAATGGTATTTTACCTTATGATGAGTGCAGTGGCTTAGCCGCCCAGCTTGCCGGGAAATTAGCGCTATTAATTAATACACTAAGAGAATGGCGCTCTTTATTAGCACAAGAACGCCTACTTGAAGAGTGGAAAGAACTTTGTCAGCAACTACTTGATAGCTACTTTATGGTTGATGGGGAAACTGAACTTGTTCTCGCACTATTAACAGAACAGTGGCATCAAATCATTGATAATGCGATAATTTCAGGATATGAAGAACAAGTTCCATTGCGTTTAATTCGTGATGAACTTTCAGTTCGCTTTGATGATGAAAAAATTAGTCAACGTTTCTTGGCTGGAGCCGTTAATTTTTGCACTCTGATGCCAATGCGTTCAGTACCATTTAAAGTTGTCTGCTTACTGGGTATGAATGATGGTGCTTATCCACGAAATATACCACCATTAGGATTTGACTTGATGGCGGAAAAACCTGTTCGTGGAGACCGAAAACGCCGGGACGATGATAGATACCTATTTTTAGAAGCATTAAATTCAGCATCTAAACAACTTTATGTTAGTTATATTGGGCTTTCTATTCGTGATAATCAGCCTTGTAATCCATCGGTATTAGTTACTGAATTAATTGATTATATTTGCCAAAGCTTTTGTTTAGTTGGTGATGAAACTTTGACTATTGATGAAAGCGCTAAACGATTAAGTGAGCATCTGGTCATCCAGCATAATAGAGTCCCATTCGCAAAAGAAAATTTCTTGCCTGAAACGCCTTATCAGAGTTTTGCGAGTGAGTGGTTACCTGCCGCAAAAACAACAAATAAAGTTGATGAACCATTTTGTTCAATACTTGAAACTCGAGAGCCCATTACTGAAATTTCTTTAGAGCAATTATTACGATTTTATCGTCACCCTATCAGGGCATTTTTTCAACAGCGTTTGAAAGTCCATTTTTCTATTGAAGAAACCGAACTGCCAGAAGAAGAGCCATTTAACTTAGGTAGATTACAACGATATAAAATTAATGATCAAATTTTAGATTTACTTGTCAAAGATAAGAACATTGAGCCTTTTTATTCTGCTTTAAAAGCATCGGGTCAGCTGCCTGCTAGGCAATTTGGTCAACTTTTTTGGGAACAGCAGTTGAACGAGATATCGCCATTAGCTGAAAAAGTTAAAGAATATGATATGCAGCTATTTGATTATCCATTAGATTTTCAGTTAAATGGGATAAAAATTACTGGTTTACTGAAAAATATTCATGAAACAGGAATGGTACGATATCGCCCGGCTTACTTAACTGCTAATGATGGGGTACAGCTATGGGTGGAACATTTGCTATTTAACTCGCAAATTGGTGAAGGGGAAAGCCTTGCACTAGGAAGAGATAATAGTATTTGGCAGTTTGCTGCTATTAGCAAAGAAGATGCATTGGTTTATCTACAAGATTTAGTCGTAGGATATTGTGAAGGGTTTAATTCCCCGTTAATTCTTCTTTCTCAAAGTGGTTGGAGTTGGGTTAAAGCTTGCTTTGATAAAAAGACAAAACAGTACGATTTTTCGAGTGAAGAAATTCAACAAAAAGCATTATCTGCTTTGCTCCAAAGCTTACAAGGAAGTCAGATGCAAAAAGGTGAGATGGAAGACGATTATGTGTCAAGAACTTGTAGAAGCATTGATGATGCGATGATTAAATCTTTGTTATCAAACACTCAACGGTTTTTATTACCGATGACAAAATACTTGAAATGA
- a CDS encoding prepilin peptidase-dependent protein, with protein sequence MLNPLNNDKLKKQQGFTLIEILMAMAISSIVCVSAMSAIPTLFKQTYRTYIQYQIDKDIRQTLINMEKDFRRIGYCSSLNCGEEPLKITSKFLSKGNNSCIIFAYDQDLSGKWEDIKSKSKDSDYFGYRLNNEKLESNRNVRNCDGTRWQSLFDEKLIKVKKLAFDWRENTQLLEMEISLKTELLPNQTFNYRIAVLVRNL encoded by the coding sequence ATGTTGAACCCCTTAAATAACGATAAATTAAAAAAACAGCAGGGATTTACACTTATTGAAATATTAATGGCAATGGCTATCAGTAGCATTGTTTGTGTATCAGCGATGAGTGCTATTCCTACATTATTTAAACAAACCTATCGAACTTACATTCAATACCAAATAGATAAGGATATAAGGCAAACATTGATAAATATGGAAAAAGATTTTAGAAGGATAGGTTACTGTAGTAGCCTAAATTGTGGTGAAGAACCTTTAAAAATCACATCAAAATTTTTAAGCAAAGGGAATAACTCGTGCATTATTTTTGCTTATGACCAAGATTTATCGGGTAAGTGGGAAGATATTAAATCCAAATCTAAAGATTCTGATTATTTTGGTTATCGGTTAAATAATGAAAAATTAGAGTCCAATCGAAATGTCCGAAATTGTGATGGGACTCGTTGGCAATCATTATTTGATGAGAAGTTAATCAAAGTTAAAAAATTAGCATTTGATTGGCGGGAAAATACCCAATTACTTGAAATGGAAATAAGCCTTAAAACAGAGTTATTACCTAATCAAACATTTAATTACCGAATAGCGGTCTTAGTTAGAAATCTATGA
- the rppH gene encoding RNA pyrophosphohydrolase, producing MIDDDGYRPNVGIVICNRQGQVLWARRYGQHSWQFPQGGINPGESPEQAMYRELYEEVGLQRKDVRLLASTRNWLRYKLPKRLVRWDTKPVCIGQKQRWFLLQLQCNDADINVQRSKSPEFDGWRWVSYWYPVRQVVSFKREVYRRVMKEFAPVVMPLQEQKLPQRPSFNNRRRGAK from the coding sequence GTGATTGATGATGATGGCTACCGCCCGAATGTAGGAATTGTAATTTGTAATCGGCAAGGGCAAGTTTTATGGGCCCGCCGCTATGGTCAACACTCATGGCAGTTTCCTCAAGGAGGCATCAATCCTGGGGAATCGCCGGAACAGGCGATGTATCGTGAGCTATACGAAGAAGTCGGGCTACAGCGTAAGGATGTCAGGTTATTGGCATCTACCCGTAATTGGTTACGTTACAAATTACCCAAGCGTTTGGTGCGTTGGGATACAAAACCTGTTTGTATTGGGCAGAAACAGCGTTGGTTTTTACTTCAACTTCAATGCAATGATGCCGATATAAACGTGCAGCGCAGTAAGTCGCCAGAATTTGATGGCTGGCGATGGGTCAGTTATTGGTATCCTGTTAGGCAGGTGGTTTCTTTTAAACGTGAGGTTTATCGGCGTGTCATGAAAGAATTCGCTCCCGTAGTTATGCCTTTACAGGAACAAAAATTACCACAACGGCCCTCTTTTAATAACCGTAGGCGTGGAGCAAAGTAG
- a CDS encoding type IV pilus modification PilV family protein, with amino-acid sequence MKTKQQGFALVEAMIGVVIFAISLVALVNYSQYIILNFNKLYMNSSAIRVLHSTLEKSSMLGEPISEEKNSSIDPNLRYPEWKIQTTRLPRAYNCTELMVSLTIKKQPFSLSRWYCSTGEYYVPSVSF; translated from the coding sequence ATGAAAACAAAGCAGCAAGGATTTGCATTAGTAGAGGCAATGATTGGCGTGGTTATTTTTGCTATTTCACTGGTAGCTTTGGTAAACTATTCGCAATATATCATATTGAATTTTAATAAATTGTATATGAATTCTTCGGCCATTAGAGTGTTACATAGTACATTAGAGAAAAGCTCAATGTTAGGGGAACCAATATCAGAGGAGAAAAATTCTTCCATAGATCCAAATTTACGTTACCCTGAGTGGAAAATACAAACAACTCGCTTACCGCGAGCCTATAACTGTACTGAGTTAATGGTATCGCTAACGATAAAAAAACAGCCATTTTCATTAAGCCGTTGGTATTGCTCAACAGGAGAGTACTATGTTCCAAGTGTATCATTCTAA
- a CDS encoding prepilin-type N-terminal cleavage/methylation domain-containing protein, with protein sequence MKVELNTTQRGFTLIEIMIVLFICSFVIFSGLYQWQQQVERQRLIDAARQVSEFIYSQMTEGVYLNRYQILSVKAGRNDWQLDVKDANSKQEVGKLTAKRHQGIELSKASRTSIQLYGKQGTIRAFSIELKNQNQQITIYISSLGRIRSCSHKKMTGVPKC encoded by the coding sequence ATGAAAGTTGAATTAAATACAACGCAGCGTGGTTTCACCTTAATTGAGATTATGATTGTTTTATTTATTTGTTCTTTTGTTATTTTTTCTGGTTTATATCAATGGCAACAGCAAGTAGAAAGGCAGCGGTTAATCGATGCGGCTAGGCAAGTATCTGAGTTTATTTATAGCCAAATGACAGAAGGTGTCTATTTAAATAGGTATCAAATATTATCCGTTAAGGCTGGTAGAAATGATTGGCAGCTTGATGTTAAAGATGCGAACAGCAAGCAAGAGGTTGGTAAGTTAACAGCAAAAAGGCACCAAGGAATAGAACTTAGTAAAGCAAGCCGTACTTCAATTCAGCTATATGGTAAGCAGGGAACGATCCGTGCTTTTAGTATAGAGCTAAAAAATCAGAATCAGCAAATCACAATTTATATTTCTTCATTAGGCCGTATTAGAAGCTGTAGTCATAAAAAAATGACAGGGGTACCTAAATGTTGA
- a CDS encoding DUF2509 family protein — translation MKNIEQQQGNVSLLMVIIFITIGTLLIKSVHFFQERARDELHKEIKYFDAFNKAESALAWGGTLHWDSQYRGLKRWVCQKEENQQWKSCLKHYKGADFVLSGQSHYRLGNDIKVYRWVVWDANKQQFFSRKKGWLDYCPVIKKGFC, via the coding sequence ATGAAGAATATAGAGCAACAACAGGGAAACGTTTCTCTACTTATGGTTATTATTTTTATCACAATAGGCACATTATTGATTAAATCGGTGCATTTTTTCCAAGAACGAGCTCGGGATGAGTTGCATAAGGAAATTAAATATTTCGATGCTTTTAATAAAGCAGAGTCAGCTCTTGCTTGGGGGGGAACATTACATTGGGATAGTCAATATAGAGGATTAAAGCGTTGGGTTTGCCAGAAAGAGGAAAATCAACAATGGAAAAGTTGCTTAAAACATTACAAAGGGGCGGATTTCGTGCTGTCGGGGCAAAGTCATTATCGCTTAGGGAATGATATTAAAGTTTATCGATGGGTAGTATGGGATGCAAATAAGCAACAGTTTTTCTCTCGTAAAAAAGGGTGGTTAGATTATTGCCCAGTGATAAAAAAAGGATTTTGCTAA
- a CDS encoding thymidylate synthase, translating to MKPYLDLCQRIIDEGQWVENKRTGVRCLTVINADLEYDVGNNQFPLITTRKSFYKAAIAELLGYLRGYDNAAQFREIGCNTWNANANENQAWLNNPYRKGEDDMGRVYGVQGRSWQRPDGTHLDQLKKVVNNLKNGIDDRAEIITFYNPGEFEMGCLRPCMHTHTFSLLGDTLHLTSYQRSCDVPLGLNFNQVQCFVLLALMARITGHKAGKAYHKIVNAHIYENQLTLMRDVQLKREPFASPSLFINPKIQTLEDLETWVTSDDFTLEGYQCHEAIKYPFTV from the coding sequence ATGAAGCCGTATCTTGATTTATGCCAACGTATTATTGATGAAGGGCAATGGGTTGAAAATAAACGAACTGGCGTTCGTTGTTTAACCGTTATTAACGCTGACCTTGAATATGATGTGGGCAATAATCAATTCCCCTTGATTACGACTCGTAAAAGCTTTTATAAAGCGGCGATAGCTGAGCTTCTTGGTTATCTACGTGGCTACGACAATGCGGCTCAATTTCGTGAAATTGGTTGTAATACATGGAATGCCAATGCAAATGAGAACCAAGCATGGCTGAATAACCCTTATCGCAAAGGTGAGGATGATATGGGCCGCGTATATGGTGTTCAAGGGCGCTCATGGCAACGCCCAGATGGAACACATTTAGATCAGCTGAAAAAAGTCGTCAATAACTTAAAAAATGGAATTGATGACCGCGCAGAAATTATCACTTTCTATAACCCTGGTGAATTTGAAATGGGTTGCTTGCGTCCCTGCATGCATACTCATACTTTTTCATTGTTAGGTGATACCTTACATTTAACATCTTACCAACGTAGCTGTGATGTACCGCTCGGTTTAAATTTCAACCAAGTACAATGTTTTGTTTTGCTCGCTCTTATGGCTCGTATTACAGGGCATAAAGCAGGTAAGGCTTACCATAAAATTGTGAATGCACATATTTATGAAAACCAACTGACTTTAATGCGTGATGTCCAACTAAAACGTGAGCCGTTTGCTTCCCCTTCATTGTTTATTAACCCCAAAATTCAGACATTAGAAGACCTCGAAACATGGGTGACTTCGGATGATTTTACTCTCGAAGGGTACCAGTGCCATGAGGCTATCAAATATCCGTTTACTGTTTGA
- the ptsP gene encoding phosphoenolpyruvate--protein phosphotransferase yields MLTRLREIVEKVAMATSLTDALEVLVNETCKAMRTDVCSIYLADHPRQCYYLMATRGLKKPSGIAIRLGFDEGVVGAVGRQSEMLNLADIREHPQYKFLPQLKEEQLKAFLGVPVVYRRQLLGVLVVQQREKRLFNETEESFMVTLSMQLAVILSQAQAKGIFGQYRQNRIKAIPVSQGIAMAYGWQDSSQPSLDSIFQASAIDIDKEKQRLVAALESATAECRRISKRFMASSAKESAAIFDLYNHLLSDPQLKKHLFASINDNATAEWAVKTVIENYVEQFSRLRDLYLRERGADLKALGQRLLFHLDDSLTANEQWPERFILVADELSASVLAELPIEQLAGVVVRDGATHSHSAILIRAMGIPAIMGADIEPSLLHNRHLILDGYRGELFIEPENLIVQEYQQIIEEENVISRLAEGTLEQDATLKGGEQVHIYLNAGLSPRYEQQINTGVDGVGLYRTELPFMLHNGFPSEDEQKQLYKEVLQLFPTKPVVLRTLDIGADKQLPYMPISEENPSLGWRGIRIMLDQPEIFLIQLRAMLRANMFSGNLRILLPMVTSVNEIDEAILLIKRARDEVSFLLKMPVEMPQIGIMLEVPSLLFLLPEIKKRVDFISIGTNDFTQYLLAVDRNNTHVAALYDNLHPSIVRFLAKVSEECQRLQLPVSVCGEMAGQPLSAMVLIALGYRSLSMSGRSVPRMKYLIRQLDPALMSQLVPKLLSAETSDSVRLEASEFMEQHHLGGFVRGGI; encoded by the coding sequence ATGTTGACGCGTTTACGTGAAATTGTCGAAAAAGTTGCAATGGCGACAAGTTTGACTGATGCGCTAGAAGTGTTGGTGAATGAGACCTGCAAAGCAATGAGAACAGACGTTTGTTCCATTTATTTAGCTGATCACCCTCGCCAATGCTATTACTTAATGGCAACCCGCGGGTTAAAAAAACCTAGCGGGATTGCTATTCGTCTAGGTTTTGATGAAGGTGTCGTAGGGGCCGTAGGGCGCCAGTCTGAGATGCTCAATCTAGCCGATATTCGTGAACATCCTCAATATAAATTCCTGCCTCAGCTTAAAGAAGAACAATTAAAAGCTTTCTTAGGTGTTCCCGTGGTATACCGTCGCCAATTATTAGGCGTGCTGGTCGTACAGCAACGGGAAAAACGGCTGTTTAATGAAACCGAAGAATCTTTCATGGTAACGTTGTCGATGCAACTCGCCGTGATTTTGTCGCAAGCACAAGCAAAAGGTATTTTTGGGCAATATCGGCAAAATAGAATTAAAGCGATTCCTGTATCACAAGGAATTGCAATGGCTTATGGATGGCAAGATAGTTCCCAACCTTCTTTAGATAGTATTTTTCAAGCAAGCGCTATTGATATCGACAAAGAAAAACAACGCCTTGTCGCCGCCCTCGAAAGTGCTACAGCGGAATGTCGTCGTATTAGTAAACGTTTTATGGCGAGCTCGGCAAAAGAAAGTGCGGCGATATTTGATCTCTATAATCATTTACTGAGTGACCCGCAGCTAAAAAAACATCTGTTTGCCTCCATCAATGATAACGCAACTGCTGAATGGGCAGTTAAAACAGTTATTGAAAATTATGTAGAGCAGTTTTCTCGCCTGCGTGACCTTTATTTAAGGGAAAGAGGGGCAGATTTAAAAGCATTAGGTCAACGCTTATTATTTCATCTTGATGATTCACTTACCGCAAATGAGCAATGGCCAGAACGTTTTATTTTAGTTGCTGATGAATTAAGTGCTAGTGTATTGGCGGAGTTACCTATTGAGCAACTTGCCGGTGTGGTTGTGCGTGACGGAGCAACGCATTCTCATTCAGCTATTTTAATCAGAGCTATGGGAATTCCTGCAATTATGGGGGCGGATATTGAGCCTTCGTTATTACATAACCGCCATTTAATATTGGATGGTTACCGTGGTGAGCTCTTTATTGAACCTGAAAATTTAATTGTTCAGGAATACCAGCAAATCATTGAAGAAGAAAATGTTATTAGTCGCTTAGCGGAAGGAACTCTTGAACAAGATGCAACACTTAAAGGCGGCGAACAAGTTCATATTTACCTTAATGCAGGTTTAAGTCCGCGCTACGAGCAACAGATTAACACAGGGGTTGATGGCGTTGGCCTGTATCGTACTGAACTGCCTTTTATGTTGCACAATGGTTTTCCCTCGGAAGATGAGCAAAAACAACTCTATAAAGAAGTTTTACAACTTTTCCCTACCAAGCCTGTAGTGTTAAGAACCCTTGATATAGGGGCGGACAAACAGTTGCCATACATGCCAATTAGCGAAGAAAACCCAAGCTTAGGCTGGCGCGGTATTCGCATCATGCTGGACCAGCCCGAGATTTTTTTAATCCAGCTAAGGGCTATGTTACGGGCGAATATGTTTTCAGGTAATTTACGTATTTTATTACCGATGGTGACCAGTGTTAATGAGATAGACGAAGCAATTTTGCTGATAAAAAGAGCAAGGGACGAAGTGAGTTTTTTATTAAAAATGCCAGTTGAGATGCCCCAAATTGGTATTATGCTTGAAGTTCCTTCTTTGCTATTTCTATTACCGGAAATAAAAAAACGCGTTGATTTTATCTCTATCGGGACTAATGACTTTACACAATATTTACTTGCTGTTGACCGTAATAACACCCATGTAGCGGCGCTATATGATAATCTTCATCCCTCAATTGTGCGCTTTTTAGCAAAAGTAAGTGAAGAGTGCCAACGCCTTCAGCTCCCTGTAAGTGTTTGTGGGGAAATGGCAGGGCAGCCACTCAGCGCAATGGTATTAATTGCTCTAGGATATCGCTCCTTAAGTATGAGTGGGCGTAGTGTTCCTCGCATGAAATATTTAATCCGCCAGCTTGACCCAGCCTTGATGTCGCAGTTAGTACCGAAGTTATTGTCTGCGGAAACGAGTGATAGTGTCAGGCTAGAGGCGAGTGAATTTATGGAGCAACACCATTTAGGCGGTTTTGTACGTGGTGGGATTTAA